From the genome of Haloterrigena sp. KLK7, one region includes:
- a CDS encoding low molecular weight phosphatase family protein codes for MSATSDSTDTIRIAFVCVRNAGRSQMATAFAEREREQRGLEDRVEILTGGTDPADAVHDGVLEAMADAGFDLSDRTPREIAIDELRSCDYVATMGCSTLDVGTVGDDVDVRDWALEDPGGKESERVREIRDEVERRVTALFDELEDV; via the coding sequence ATGTCAGCTACCAGCGATTCCACCGACACGATCCGTATCGCCTTCGTGTGCGTCCGCAACGCCGGCCGCTCCCAGATGGCCACCGCATTCGCCGAACGCGAGCGTGAGCAACGCGGCCTCGAGGACCGCGTCGAGATCCTGACCGGCGGTACCGACCCCGCCGACGCGGTCCACGACGGCGTTCTCGAGGCGATGGCCGACGCCGGGTTCGATCTCTCGGACCGAACCCCGCGAGAGATCGCGATCGACGAACTGCGGTCCTGTGACTACGTCGCGACCATGGGCTGTTCGACGCTCGACGTCGGCACGGTCGGCGACGACGTCGACGTCCGCGACTGGGCGCTCGAGGATCCCGGCGGGAAGGAGTCCGAACGAGTCCGCGAGATCCGCGACGAGGTCGAACGGCGGGTAACGGCGCTGTTCGACGAGCTCGAGGACGTGTAG